Sequence from the Cucurbita pepo subsp. pepo cultivar mu-cu-16 chromosome LG02, ASM280686v2, whole genome shotgun sequence genome:
GCATTGAAGATAAGTTGAGGCATACGCAAAGTTGGAGAGAACAAAGTGAGACAAGTGTCGAAGacaagctcaaagaggatcGGGTAGGGCCTCGGACTATAACTCcagtgtgtgtatatatatatatatatatttgtcaagaatttattaaacaaaaacaaaattgaaagttcatgacttctataaatatatatatatatatatttattaaagatcATTTAACACGATCTTCTTGTTGGTCCAAcaattattatcttttaagcTTTGTTGGTATgaaaacttaattatttttttgtaacttGATGCTACATGGATTTTCTTTTAGGCAGTAGAATTTAATATTGTGTTTATATTTGGAGTAATAATCAATTTATGTTTGTCATCACAGCTGGGACGGGTTCCCATATTTAGAACATTATATATGGTGTACAACAAGAGCAAAGTAAATTAGGTCGAATGAAAGCGCCAAAGCAGTAGGTATGTTTCTCTTCTCCCTAGTTCCTATTATTTGGCTCTAAAATCcatgggaaaaaaaataaaagctaCTAAATGGTCAAGGTGGTGTTAAAATTTTGGCCTTTTTTGTTTGCGGCTTTCTCCATGATTATTGGCCAACTTTGGTTTAAGAATTAGATTTTTcggtgtaacagcccaagcctaaaCTCACCAGTAACATACATTATTAACTTTGAcggttacgtattgtcgtaaGTCTcctagttttaaaacgcgctaACTTtgaagagatttccatactcttataaacaaaatatttcactATACTCTCTAACATATCTCATGCTAAGAATTTAGttacaaatttagaaacaGTTTAAGCCATTGAACCTTTGCTTTCCATATTGGATTCTTGAGGTTAAACCTCTTGTCCCTCCTGTGCATTGACTTCACAACCCCTCCCcttcccaaaaataaataaataaataaactaataaatgaaagagagaAACGAAGAGAATACAACTTTTAAAGGCTCATAGTGTTTTGGACACGTTCTCTAATGACTGGCCCAAGGATGGTTtgtcctcttcttcttcttcttttcagtaataataatatcatccCTCAAAAGTTCATGATATCAGAACTCAGAATCTGTACTGCCCTTTGAGTAAAATTTTCGTACTGTAAAACATCTGTGAAGTAATGCTTTTAATGTGGCCAAGAAGGACTACCCCATTTGTGCCTTATTTAGAACACCACCGATTATAGCATCGTGATCAAAGACCTAATTCAAACACCCAAAACTGTGTATTCTTTGAGGATCATTCTGAAAGCCCCAGTTGAGTttgagtaattaaaaattgtgtAGGACCTATACCATAACCAGACCAAACGGTGCTTTTCATGCCCACTGCCTCAAGGAGTTCCTGTGCAGAGCCATCTGTTCTTTCTCCCCTGCATATGCAACAACCCAAAGGTCTATGTTGGCAACAAGACGATACCAAAATATTTTACTCCTTAAAGGGTACTTGCACTATAGTTCCTCGACAATGCGAGATGGAAGCCAAGTATGCAATTCcttaaaaaacttaatttatttgtttaatttaataaaaatgttttctttttccttgtatGTCGGCCACTTTAATCAAATTCCCTTGTTCTATGTGTAACAAGAGATACCCAAGTCAAGATTCCTCTTTCCAAgcttatatttcaattaagtaaagtttagatttaaaataagatGCCCAGAAGCAGCTGATGGAAGCCGGCATGATAAAGTATTcgatattatatttatatccaGCCAAGACGGTCATCGGCGGCGTTGGGCGAGTGCCTGTTGACCGTGAATTTGTGTGCAACCATATTATATCCATAAGAAATGGGAACCATTCGCCGATGTTGCGGCAAATCTGCGTCGGATATTTGGACTCACGGGACGACGATGAGGGCGTGGACCGGATTGGGTCGCGTCCACTGCAATGCCCAGctataattattgtaataatgCCACGTGCCACTCTGTCCTTCACTCACGTGCCTAAGCCATGGAACCGACGACTTTCCGATGCCTATTAAATTTCTCGTACCGCGACGCTGCCAGGAGAAGCTGTCGAAATCGAAAATAATCAAATGGAAGAAGTTCTTGATGACGCCGACAAGTTTCGGGCCGAATTCCTTCGAGTTCTGCGTCATCGACGATCTGGAGAAGGTGCgaaattgaattttctctgTTCTCTGTTTTAGTtaccttgaaaattttgatgacTGATCTGGGTGGCTTCAGTTTTGAGTGTTGAGTGTTTTGTTTTAGAAATTCTTGCTTGATTTGAATGGTCGTCGTCTATTTGCTTTGCTGAAGCCATTTTTCTTAAGTTTTACCTCTTTTCAACGATGTTTCGCCTTTTCGTGAGAATTAGCAAGTTTTCATTCGGAGATCAATAGTAAAGTTCATTTCGAGCTAGAAGTAGTTTTGACTCAAAAGTAGGAATAGATTCTGAGCTGATAGGTACTTATATCGTTTTCTGTTTTCTGTCTTTTAATGTTAAGTCAATGAACACACTACTTATAGTTTTGTTGCTTTAATTACTCTTcaaaaaaaccaaatcaatCTTGGGAACAGAAAAAAGTAGTTTTTAAaagcttgattttgaattcatGATGTCTgctaatttaatttctcagtTCCGCCGAATGTGAAGCTTTCAAAGCCTATCCAGGATCCTCTGATTCAGGAGGCCAACCCACCAGCCTTGAGTAAGGTCGAAGTAGTATTGTTTGTTcgctttttcatttttatttaggtAGTCGCCAACCCTATGTTGATCTACTTTACTTGTTTAAAGGCAATGGAATCTTGTCCAAAGGAAGATATTAGCAATTTGAAGGACTTGCTTCATGAGGAAAATCTTCATCTGGCTACAGAGGCAAGCTATGTTCTTATACTTTTCGCGTTAACTTATACATGGGACACGGACTTTTCAACAATGCCAAATTTCAGTAATATATCTATTAGGAAAGAACAATTTCTTGATGTTTTAGTCCCTATATAATgtgttctcattttctttaattatttttttgagaaaaaaagaacaatgaaGTTATCCACTAATCACTTATAGGAAGGGGAGCAAGGGCAGTTGCCTATATTGATTATAAGCATGAAGGATAGCAAACAGCAAAAGAAACCTGCAATTGTTTTTCTGCACAGTACGAACAAGTGCAAAGAGTGGTTGAGACCATTGCTTGAGGTAGTGGCTTCTTTTGCTCCTGCCTTTTGTTGTTAGGGCCAAGGTGTTAAAACTAGATAATACAACATATTCTTGCTTCTTTCAGGCTTATGCATCGAGGGGATACGTAGCCATTGCCATTGATTCTCGTTACCATGGTGAAAGGGCCAAGAACAAAACCACCTACCGCGATGTATGTCATTATATGCTTCTATATACCCAGCTCGTCTGCGTTTTATCTACGAGTTTTCTAGAACTCAAAAGTATGTACGCTACCTAAATAGCTTATCACCCATTGGTGAAACTGTGACACGAGGTCTTAATGTTGCCCAGGATTGGtatgtaattttattaaatctgGCTGCCTAGAATTGATAGACCagttatttagtttttgaagaGATTCATTTTCTCTTGATTGAGAATACTATACCTCTGCTTTTGAGATTGTCAATCACTCCTGATATTTTAATGTGGCATTTTAGCTCTTATCTAGTCCCTACAGCAAAGTGCTTTTCTCTTTTGCAAAGTTAAATCCTAATCTGATGTCTCAATCTGGTTCAGGCTCTTGTATCTTCATGGAAAAGAGGTGATACCATGCCGTTTATATTTGACACGGTAGCTTCTCATTTCATTTGGTAGCTGAATTGTTAGAGactatgaatgaaaatttgcTGCAAGTTAACCACGGATTAGGATAAAAACTAATTGAGGGACTTGGGTTTACAAAGAGCTAATAGATAATACTACTTGCAGGTATGGGACTTGATCAAATTGGCCGATTACCTGACGAAAAGGGAGGACATTGACCCATGTAGAATAGGAATTACTGGCGAATCTCTTGGAGGTCAGTCAAAAGTAAAGTAACAACCAAGGAcattcctttcttttgttgtataagacttcttctcattttcattgcAGGAATGCATGCATGGTTTGCTGCTGCTGCCGACACTCGCTATGCCGTGGTTGCCCCCATAATTGGTGTGCAGGTAGTTAACCCAAATGATAACACTCTGGATCTTGCGTTAGTACATTCCAGTTTGGAAAGGAGGATAGGGAGAACAGCTGATATTTTG
This genomic interval carries:
- the LOC111788064 gene encoding uncharacterized protein LOC111788064 isoform X2 → MESCPKEDISNLKDLLHEENLHLATEEGEQGQLPILIISMKDSKQQKKPAIVFLHSTNKCKEWLRPLLEAYASRGYVAIAIDSRYHGERAKNKTTYRDALVSSWKRGDTMPFIFDTVWDLIKLADYLTKREDIDPCRIGITGESLGGMHAWFAAAADTRYAVVAPIIGVQCFRWAIDNDKWQARVESIKPVFEEARIELGMNEINKEVVTKVWNRIAPGLDSKFDSIYSVPAVASRPLLLLNGADDPRCPIAGLDATVSRTQTVYQNFGCPENFKFIAQPGIGHAMTPEMVKEASDWFDRFLGQSI
- the LOC111788064 gene encoding uncharacterized protein LOC111788064 isoform X1; the encoded protein is MGEAVEIENNQMEEVLDDADKFRAEFLRVLRHRRSGEVPPNVKLSKPIQDPLIQEANPPALSKAMESCPKEDISNLKDLLHEENLHLATEEGEQGQLPILIISMKDSKQQKKPAIVFLHSTNKCKEWLRPLLEAYASRGYVAIAIDSRYHGERAKNKTTYRDALVSSWKRGDTMPFIFDTVWDLIKLADYLTKREDIDPCRIGITGESLGGMHAWFAAAADTRYAVVAPIIGVQCFRWAIDNDKWQARVESIKPVFEEARIELGMNEINKEVVTKVWNRIAPGLDSKFDSIYSVPAVASRPLLLLNGADDPRCPIAGLDATVSRTQTVYQNFGCPENFKFIAQPGIGHAMTPEMVKEASDWFDRFLGQSI